A single genomic interval of Candidatus Binataceae bacterium harbors:
- a CDS encoding nuclear transport factor 2 family protein, which produces MEKSFEEKVEELWNREQIRSLTYAYGECILRRDADGMAELFAEDGAADFSLLGWGIHRGREAIKNFYGGTWAFRVKPFFTNHYIEFIDKTHARGWCWLDNRAVRNGESLIGCGKIYDEYELTGGQWRFSSRRIAQFFLVPLGKGWAKELEEFTEVEPRWH; this is translated from the coding sequence ATGGAAAAGAGTTTCGAAGAGAAAGTAGAAGAGCTCTGGAATCGCGAACAAATCAGATCGCTCACTTACGCTTACGGAGAGTGTATCCTGCGGCGCGACGCCGACGGGATGGCGGAGCTTTTCGCCGAAGACGGGGCCGCGGATTTCAGCCTCCTAGGCTGGGGGATTCATCGCGGACGCGAAGCGATAAAGAACTTCTACGGCGGCACGTGGGCGTTTCGCGTGAAGCCGTTTTTCACCAATCACTACATCGAGTTCATCGACAAGACTCACGCGCGCGGATGGTGTTGGCTCGATAATCGCGCCGTGCGCAACGGCGAAAGCCTGATCGGCTGCGGCAAGATCTATGACGAGTACGAATTGACCGGCGGCCAGTGGCGATTCAGCTCGCGCCGGATCGCGCAATTCTTCCTCGTCCCGCTGGGCAAGGGCTGGGCCAAGGAGCTCGAGGAGTTCACCGAGGTGGAACCGCGCTGGCACTGA
- a CDS encoding SDR family oxidoreductase: MQLTDAKVVILGGSTGIGFATARAAIAEGAHVTIAGRSAEKLRLAKAALTGAADTALLDVNEETAVRDFFQTRDGIDHIFVTAGNPAHAPRLEIDTRLLRRAMDTRFMGALYAAKYGAPKMRRNGSLVFMSGSTSTVPLAGEPVVTASCAAVEAFARALAVDLAPLRVNAITPGYIETPFLEDILGERKEAVLAAAAAKLPAKRIGRVEEAADGVLFLMKNEYVTGIALLVDGGYHLV; this comes from the coding sequence ATGCAACTCACCGACGCCAAGGTAGTCATCCTGGGTGGCAGCACCGGCATCGGATTCGCCACCGCCAGGGCGGCCATCGCCGAGGGCGCCCACGTCACAATCGCAGGACGATCGGCCGAGAAGCTGAGGCTCGCGAAGGCAGCCCTGACCGGCGCGGCAGATACGGCGCTTCTGGACGTCAACGAAGAGACCGCGGTGCGCGATTTCTTTCAGACGCGCGACGGCATCGATCACATCTTTGTAACTGCGGGCAATCCCGCCCATGCTCCTCGCCTCGAAATCGACACTAGGCTGCTCCGGCGGGCGATGGACACCAGGTTCATGGGAGCCCTCTATGCTGCCAAGTACGGAGCGCCGAAAATGCGGAGAAACGGCTCCCTGGTTTTTATGTCGGGTTCGACGAGCACGGTTCCACTCGCGGGCGAGCCCGTGGTTACCGCATCGTGCGCCGCTGTGGAGGCATTCGCGAGAGCGCTCGCGGTCGACCTCGCGCCCCTCAGAGTCAACGCAATCACGCCGGGCTATATAGAAACGCCCTTCCTCGAGGACATCCTGGGCGAGCGCAAGGAGGCGGTTTTGGCCGCGGCTGCGGCAAAGCTGCCGGCAAAGCGCATCGGAAGAGTGGAGGAGGCCGCCGACGGCGTGCTCTTCCTGATGAAGAATGAGTACGTCACCGGCATCGCCCTACTGGTCGATGGCGGCTACCACCTCGTGTAG
- a CDS encoding cupin domain-containing protein gives MKKTASRSAAKPRLRKVRRIVTGHDARGRSVFVSDAPSSHVMTLQGIPTFGVTEIWATDSTPADNRKAKDPCKVPVQLAPPKRGTVVRVVEFPPDKRWIKSADRDKAFASMGRSGAQALAHDASASRHPMMHRTKTIDYAIVLEGEIWALMDVGEKKMQAGDVLVQRGTNHAWSNRSNKPCRIAFVLIDARPLKLN, from the coding sequence ATGAAGAAAACCGCTAGCAGATCCGCCGCGAAGCCGCGGCTGAGAAAAGTTCGCCGCATCGTCACCGGACATGACGCCCGCGGGCGCTCGGTGTTCGTCTCCGACGCGCCGTCGTCTCATGTGATGACGCTGCAGGGAATTCCAACTTTCGGCGTGACCGAAATCTGGGCCACCGACTCGACGCCGGCCGATAACCGCAAGGCCAAGGATCCCTGCAAGGTGCCGGTCCAGCTCGCGCCACCGAAGCGCGGGACGGTGGTGCGCGTAGTCGAATTTCCGCCGGACAAGCGCTGGATCAAATCGGCCGACCGCGACAAAGCCTTTGCCTCGATGGGCCGCTCGGGCGCGCAGGCGCTAGCGCACGATGCGAGCGCGAGCCGGCATCCGATGATGCATCGGACCAAGACGATCGATTACGCGATCGTGCTTGAGGGCGAGATCTGGGCGCTGATGGATGTCGGCGAAAAGAAGATGCAGGCCGGCGACGTCCTGGTCCAGCGTGGGACCAATCATGCCTGGTCGAACCGGTCGAACAAGCCGTGCCGCATTGCTTTCGTCCTGATCGACGCCAGGCCGCTGAAGCTGAACTAG
- a CDS encoding carboxymuconolactone decarboxylase family protein, translated as MASSSASNSSLNSPREQVRATVPKLVELTDKVVFGDVWERPELSKRDRSLITVAALVALYRPEQLRVHIARALGNGVTKTEISEIITHMAFYSGWPTAMTAAFVAKEVFEKMAERSAEA; from the coding sequence ATGGCTTCGTCGTCGGCATCGAACTCTTCCCTGAATTCGCCCCGCGAGCAGGTTCGCGCCACGGTTCCCAAGCTCGTCGAACTCACGGACAAAGTCGTCTTCGGCGACGTCTGGGAACGGCCCGAGCTTTCCAAGCGCGATCGCAGCCTGATAACGGTGGCGGCGCTGGTCGCGCTCTATCGTCCGGAGCAACTGCGCGTGCATATCGCGCGCGCCCTCGGCAACGGAGTGACCAAAACCGAGATTTCGGAAATTATTACGCACATGGCCTTTTATTCCGGATGGCCGACGGCGATGACGGCCGCATTCGTGGCCAAGGAAGTTTTCGAAAAGATGGCAGAGCGAAGCGCTGAGGCGTGA